From Perognathus longimembris pacificus isolate PPM17 chromosome 4, ASM2315922v1, whole genome shotgun sequence, one genomic window encodes:
- the Des gene encoding desmin, translated as MSQAYSSSQRVSSYRRTFGGAPGFSLGSPLSSPVFPRAGFGTKGSSSSMTSRVYQVSRTSGGAGGLGSLRASRLGSTRGPAASYGAGELLDFSLADAVNQEFLTTRTNEKVELQELNDRFANYIEKVRFLEQQNAALAAEVNRLKGREPTRVAELYEEELRELRRQVEVLTNQRARVDVERDNLIDDLQRLKAKLQEEIQLKEEAENNLAAFRADVDAATLARIDLERRIESLNEEIAFLKKVHEEEIRELQAQLQEQQVHVEMDMSKPDLTAALRDIRAQYETIAAKNISEAEEWYKSKVSDLTQAANKNNDALRQAKQEMMEYRHQIQSYTCEIDALKGTNDSLMRQMRELEDRFANEASGYQDNIARLEEEIRHLKDEMARHLREYQDLLNVKMALDVEIATYRKLLEGEESRINLPVQTFSALNFRETSPEQRGSEVHTKKTVMIKTIETRDGEVVSEATQQQHEVL; from the exons ATGAGCCAGGCCTACTCGTCCAGCCAGCGCGTGTCCTCCTACCGCCGCACGTTCGGCGGGGCCCCGGGCTTCTCGCTGGGCTCCCCGCTGAGCTCGCCCGTGTTCCCCCGCGCGGGCTTCGGCACCAAGGGCTCCTCCAGCTCCATGACCTCGCGCGTGTACCAGGTGTCGCGCACGTCGGGTGGCGCGGGGGGCTTGGGCTCCCTGCGGGCCAGCCGGTTGGGGTCCACCCGCGGGCCGGCGGCGTCCTACGGCGCGGGCGAGCTGCTGGACTTCTCGCTGGCCGACGCGGTGAACCAGGAGTTCCTGACCACGCGCACCAACGAGAAGGTGGAGCTGCAGGAGCTCAATGACCGCTTCGCCAACTACATCGAGAAGGTGCGCTTCCTCGAGCAGCAGAACGCCGCGCTGGCCGCCGAGGTCAACCGGCTCAAGGGCCGCGAGCCCACGCGCGTGGCCGAGCTCTACGAGGAGGAGCTGCGCGAGCTGCGGCGCCAGGTGGAGGTGCTCACCAACCAGCGGGCCCGCGTGGACGTCGAGCGCGACAACCTCATCGACGACCTGCAGCGCCTCAAGGCCAA GCTGCAGGAAGAAATCCAACTGAAAGAAGAAGCAGAGAACAATTTGGCTGCCTTCAGAGCG GATGTAGATGCAGCCACTTTAGCTCGAATTGACCTGGAGCGCAGAATCGAATCTCTCAACGAAGAAATTGCATTCCTTAAGAAAGTACACGAGGAG GAGATCCGTGAGCTGCAGGCCCAGCTTCAAGAACAGCAGGTCCATGTGGAGATGGACATGTCCAAGCCAGACCTCACAGCTGCACTCAGGGACATCCGGGCGCAGTACGAGACCATCGCGGCTAAGAACATCTCTGAAGCTGAGGAGTGGTACAAGTCCAAG GTGTCTGACCTGACCCAGGCAGCCAACAAGAACAATGATGCTCTGCGCCAGGCTAAACAGGAGATGATGGAGTACCGACACCAGATCCAGTCCTACACCTGTGAGATTGACGCCCTCAAGGGCACG AATGATTCCCTGATGAGGCAGATGCGGGAGCTGGAGGATCGCTTTGCCAATGAGGCCAGCGGCTACCAGGACAACATCGCACGCCTGGAGGAGGAGATCCGGCACCTCAAGGATGAGATGGCCCGCCACCTGCGCGAATACCAGGACCTGCTCAACGTGAAGATGGCCCTGGATGTGGAGATTGCCACCTACCGGAAGTTGCTGGAGGGCGAGGAGAGCCG aatcaaTCTCCCTGTCCAGACCTTCTCTGCTCTCAACTTCCGAG aaactagccctgagcaaagggGTTCCGAGGTCCACACCAAGAAGACTGTGATGATCAAGACTATCGAGACGAGAGATGGGGAG GTTGTCAGTGAGGCCACACAGCAACAGCATGAGGTGCTCTAA